Proteins from one Desulfobacterales bacterium genomic window:
- a CDS encoding sigma-70 family RNA polymerase sigma factor translates to MTKEISAASPDHDPETWLDQYGDYLYRFALARSKDQAVAEDLVQETFLAALRGYKNFKGDSAIKTWLTAILKHKIVDHLRKKNRERAVDDVDRVSETVDGFYHNNGRWKVRPEKWDQNPSGIYEQHEFLDTLYKCLSELPARISRAFMLREIEGLNTEEICKDLQVSATNSWAMLYRARTYLRRCLEIFWFNKDKDKSI, encoded by the coding sequence ATGACAAAAGAAATTTCAGCCGCAAGCCCCGACCATGACCCCGAAACCTGGCTGGATCAATATGGAGACTACTTGTACCGGTTTGCCCTTGCCCGCAGCAAGGATCAGGCTGTAGCTGAGGATCTGGTGCAGGAAACTTTCCTGGCTGCCCTGCGTGGTTATAAAAACTTCAAAGGTGATTCCGCTATAAAGACCTGGCTTACGGCCATTCTCAAGCATAAGATAGTGGATCATCTCAGAAAAAAGAACCGCGAGAGAGCGGTGGATGATGTTGATAGGGTGTCGGAAACAGTTGACGGATTTTATCATAACAATGGCAGGTGGAAAGTCCGGCCGGAAAAATGGGATCAAAACCCTTCCGGGATATACGAACAGCATGAATTTCTGGATACACTCTATAAATGCCTTTCGGAACTTCCTGCTCGAATCTCCAGAGCGTTCATGCTTAGAGAAATAGAAGGCCTCAATACCGAGGAAATTTGTAAAGATTTACAGGTTTCTGCGACTAATAGTTGGGCAATGCTTTACAGGGCAAGAACGTACCTGAGACGCTGCCTTGAAATATTTTGGTTTAACAAGGATAAGGATAAAAGCATATGA
- a CDS encoding TVP38/TMEM64 family protein gives MGIYSLLLLFLGILIIGLVYAKTRRNRISHHVLFAIILLLFLIAFFSIHHHFQKTCAILFAGNLDQTIRLIKSWGAAAPLMSLLLMILQAIIAPLPAFIVTAANGMVFGGFWGAALSWSGALMGALTSFYIARLFGNVAAEKIIGNHKAVEFIRRAGEKNGFYVILLARLLPFISFDFISYMAGLSGIRTWAFISGTALGMLPATIVYTVFGHKISVMEERSPIILTITVVFIFILVVYSLVKGVKPDSIKEKTRSGPD, from the coding sequence ATGGGTATTTACAGTTTACTGCTTTTATTCCTGGGAATTCTCATTATCGGTTTGGTGTATGCCAAAACCCGTAGGAACCGGATTTCGCACCACGTTTTATTTGCTATTATTCTTTTATTATTTCTAATCGCTTTTTTTTCTATCCATCACCATTTTCAAAAGACCTGCGCTATTTTGTTTGCCGGAAATCTTGATCAAACCATCAGGCTGATTAAGTCATGGGGGGCTGCCGCCCCCTTAATGAGCCTGCTCTTGATGATCCTTCAAGCGATAATCGCACCCCTGCCCGCTTTTATAGTTACTGCAGCCAATGGTATGGTGTTTGGAGGTTTCTGGGGGGCAGCTTTATCCTGGTCCGGCGCCCTTATGGGGGCTTTAACATCGTTTTATATCGCACGTCTTTTCGGAAACGTGGCCGCAGAAAAAATCATCGGAAACCATAAAGCTGTCGAATTTATAAGGCGTGCCGGTGAAAAAAACGGTTTTTATGTGATTCTTTTGGCCAGGCTGTTGCCATTTATTTCCTTTGATTTCATAAGCTACATGGCAGGATTAAGCGGCATCCGCACGTGGGCTTTTATTTCCGGCACGGCTCTTGGCATGCTTCCCGCAACGATTGTCTATACAGTATTCGGCCATAAAATTTCGGTCATGGAGGAACGTTCTCCAATTATTTTAACAATAACGGTCGTTTTTATCTTTATTCTGGTTGTTTACTCCCTTGTTAAGGGTGTAAAACCTGATTCGATAAAGGAGAAAACGAGATCAGGCCCTGATTGA
- a CDS encoding transposase, translating into MSFVKSYRHHFQSYRHNVTDKARQYASGLMQAGSRKNMDRMAEVVPDSKSRNLQQFLTHSKWSAHDVIGQVACDANELLGDEEQA; encoded by the coding sequence GTGTCCTTCGTGAAAAGCTACCGTCATCATTTTCAATCCTACCGTCACAATGTGACTGATAAAGCCCGGCAGTATGCCAGCGGCCTGATGCAGGCGGGTTCGCGCAAAAACATGGACCGGATGGCCGAAGTCGTTCCGGATTCCAAGTCGCGCAATCTTCAGCAGTTTTTGACTCACAGCAAGTGGAGCGCCCATGATGTCATCGGTCAGGTGGCCTGTGATGCGAATGAACTTTTGGGCGATGAGGAGCAAGCAG
- a CDS encoding peroxiredoxin-like family protein, which produces MHRAVDDLTNSGILDRTVKVGDKAPEFILRNTKGQEVALNQLLSKGPIVLGFYRGRWUPYCNLELEALSETVPEIEALGASLVLISPQLEEHNRAVAEDKGLDVEILSDPGNKVAERYGIKYTLPDDLKKLYQQFKIHLNEYNGDDSWTLPMPTRLIIDQAGIIQYAEISPDYTVRPDPGETIAALKEII; this is translated from the coding sequence ATGCACCGCGCTGTGGATGATCTGACAAATTCCGGAATTCTGGACCGGACCGTAAAAGTTGGAGATAAGGCGCCGGAATTCATCTTGAGAAACACAAAGGGACAGGAAGTGGCCTTAAACCAGCTTCTGTCGAAAGGACCGATCGTGCTGGGCTTTTACAGGGGTCGATGGTGACCTTACTGCAATTTAGAGCTGGAGGCTCTATCAGAAACGGTCCCGGAAATAGAAGCACTGGGCGCCTCGCTGGTCCTTATCTCTCCCCAATTAGAGGAGCACAATCGCGCCGTTGCCGAGGACAAAGGACTGGATGTGGAAATCCTCAGCGATCCGGGAAATAAGGTGGCAGAACGCTACGGCATCAAGTATACGCTTCCAGATGATCTTAAGAAATTGTATCAGCAGTTCAAGATTCATCTTAACGAATACAATGGGGATGATTCCTGGACGCTTCCCATGCCGACCCGGCTCATCATCGATCAGGCCGGCATCATCCAGTATGCAGAAATAAGTCCGGACTATACCGTAAGACCGGATCCTGGGGAAACCATAGCGGCATTAAAAGAAATTATTTGA
- a CDS encoding glycine/sarcosine/betaine reductase selenoprotein B family protein, giving the protein MARLEHMPEDERKHLLSIPCPKFTQTPFVKGSLLSQRRVALISTAGIHRRGDQPFEMGTSNYRIIPADVTANDLVMSHISTNFDRTGFQQDMNVIFPLDRLRELVKERLIGSLADFHYSFMGATDPAQMEGTARALAGIMKHDSVNSVLLVPV; this is encoded by the coding sequence ATGGCACGACTTGAACATATGCCCGAAGACGAGAGGAAGCATTTACTCTCTATTCCCTGTCCTAAATTTACACAAACTCCCTTTGTAAAAGGATCATTATTATCCCAACGACGGGTGGCCCTTATCTCAACTGCCGGAATTCACCGGCGTGGGGATCAGCCTTTTGAAATGGGGACATCCAACTATCGGATCATTCCGGCTGATGTGACGGCCAATGATCTGGTGATGAGCCATATTTCAACCAATTTTGACCGCACCGGCTTTCAGCAAGACATGAACGTCATTTTCCCCTTGGATCGCCTGCGGGAATTGGTAAAAGAAAGATTAATCGGTTCACTGGCCGATTTCCACTATTCCTTTATGGGTGCAACCGATCCTGCACAGATGGAAGGGACTGCCCGCGCCCTTGCGGGGATCATGAAACACGACTCGGTAAACTCAGTACTGCTAGTGCCGGTCTGA